A window of the Oncorhynchus mykiss isolate Arlee chromosome 15, USDA_OmykA_1.1, whole genome shotgun sequence genome harbors these coding sequences:
- the LOC110490376 gene encoding ankyrin repeat and SOCS box protein 13 isoform X1: MAKCDVNTRDDLACTHLAPADYVAIGILLLFALWLVTVWLAPGCWSERTEVHKAASEGHAAQLQQLIQSGASVNIVAVDSITPLHEACERGQTQCVRLLLDAGAQVDARNTDGSTPLCEACSVGSFDCVRMLLEHGAKVNPTLSSRTTSPLHEACMGGNADVVKIMIAKGASLEAYDLYYGTPLHVACANDHTDCVKALLNAGAKVNYARLHKTALHHAAKVKSVDMIDMLVEFGANIYAKDKNDKKPIDYIDPGSPAALCLEFYESTPLSLQQLSRVTLRTMLGIRALEVVVQLDIPKQIISFLCYH, encoded by the exons ATGGCAAAATGTGATGTCAACACCAGAGATGATCTAGCATGCACTCACCTAGCGCCGGCTGATTATGTAGCAATAGGTATTCTCTTGCTATTTGCTCTCTGGCTGGTGACTGTGTGGCTTGCCCCAGGCTGCTGGTCGGAGAGGACCGAGGTGCACAAAGCGGCCTCCGAGGGACATGCTGCCCAGCTGCAGCAACTCATCCAGAGCGGAGCCTCCGTCAACATAGTGGCTGTGGACTCTATCACCCCCCTCCATGAGGCATGTGAAAGGGGGCAGACCCAGTGTGTCAGGCTGCTACTGGATGCTGGAGCACAG GTGGATGCCCGTAACACGGACGGTAGCACCCCTCTGTGTGAGGCCTGCTCGGTCGGGAGCTTTGACTGTGTGCGGATGCTGCTAGAGCATGGGGCCAAGGTGAACCCCACCCTCTCTTCCCGGACCACCTCACCCCTACACGAAGCCTGCATGGGGG GTAATGCTGACGTTGTGAAGATCATGATCGCTAAAGGTGCCAGTCTGGAGGCATATGACTTGTACTATGGGACCCCACTGCATGTGGCGTGTGCCAACGACCACACGGACTGTGTCAAGGCACTACTCAACGCAG GTGCCAAAGTGAATTATGCTCGGCTGCACAAGACGGCCCTGCACCATGCTGCTAAAGTGAAGAGTGTAGACATGATCGACATGCTGGTGGAGTTTGGGGCGAACATCTACGCCAAAGACAAAAACGATAAGAAGCCCATTGACTACATCGATCCCGGTTCTCCCGCTGCACTCTGCTTAGAGTTTTATGAAA GTACTCCATTGAGTCTGCAGCAGCTGAGCAGAGTGACCCTAAGGACGATGCTGGGTATCAGAGCTCTGGAGGTCGTAGTTCAACTGGACATACCAAAGCAAATCATTAGCTTCCTCTGTTACCACTGA
- the LOC110490376 gene encoding ankyrin repeat and SOCS box protein 13 isoform X2: MMEVETARPYFFGDIGCWSERTEVHKAASEGHAAQLQQLIQSGASVNIVAVDSITPLHEACERGQTQCVRLLLDAGAQVDARNTDGSTPLCEACSVGSFDCVRMLLEHGAKVNPTLSSRTTSPLHEACMGGNADVVKIMIAKGASLEAYDLYYGTPLHVACANDHTDCVKALLNAGAKVNYARLHKTALHHAAKVKSVDMIDMLVEFGANIYAKDKNDKKPIDYIDPGSPAALCLEFYESTPLSLQQLSRVTLRTMLGIRALEVVVQLDIPKQIISFLCYH, from the exons GCTGCTGGTCGGAGAGGACCGAGGTGCACAAAGCGGCCTCCGAGGGACATGCTGCCCAGCTGCAGCAACTCATCCAGAGCGGAGCCTCCGTCAACATAGTGGCTGTGGACTCTATCACCCCCCTCCATGAGGCATGTGAAAGGGGGCAGACCCAGTGTGTCAGGCTGCTACTGGATGCTGGAGCACAG GTGGATGCCCGTAACACGGACGGTAGCACCCCTCTGTGTGAGGCCTGCTCGGTCGGGAGCTTTGACTGTGTGCGGATGCTGCTAGAGCATGGGGCCAAGGTGAACCCCACCCTCTCTTCCCGGACCACCTCACCCCTACACGAAGCCTGCATGGGGG GTAATGCTGACGTTGTGAAGATCATGATCGCTAAAGGTGCCAGTCTGGAGGCATATGACTTGTACTATGGGACCCCACTGCATGTGGCGTGTGCCAACGACCACACGGACTGTGTCAAGGCACTACTCAACGCAG GTGCCAAAGTGAATTATGCTCGGCTGCACAAGACGGCCCTGCACCATGCTGCTAAAGTGAAGAGTGTAGACATGATCGACATGCTGGTGGAGTTTGGGGCGAACATCTACGCCAAAGACAAAAACGATAAGAAGCCCATTGACTACATCGATCCCGGTTCTCCCGCTGCACTCTGCTTAGAGTTTTATGAAA GTACTCCATTGAGTCTGCAGCAGCTGAGCAGAGTGACCCTAAGGACGATGCTGGGTATCAGAGCTCTGGAGGTCGTAGTTCAACTGGACATACCAAAGCAAATCATTAGCTTCCTCTGTTACCACTGA